The genomic interval AGTACCAGCCTGGAGGCTCAAGGTGACGCGCATCAGCTGCGGAGGACGGTCATGACATCCGTCCTCGTCTGCGACGATTCCCCGCTTGCCCGAGAGGCGCTCCGCCGTGCGGTGGCGACCGTGCCCGGCGTCGAGCGTGTGACGACGGCGGCCAACGGCGAGGAAGTCCTCCGCCGCTGGGGCGCCGATCGTTCGGACCTCATTCTGATGGACGTACGGATGCCCGGACTCGGCGGTGTGGAGACGGTGCGCCGGCTGCTCTCCGCGGACCCCGGCGCCCGCATCATCATGCTCACGGTCGCCGAGGACCTCGACGGTGTCGCGCTCGCGGTCGCCGCCGGGGCGCGGGGCTATCTGCACAAGGACGCCTCGCGTGCCGAACTGCGGGCCACCGTGACGCAGGCCCTCGCCGACCCGACGTGGCGGCTCGCCCCGCGCCGGCTGCGGTCGGCCGAGATGGGGGCGGCGCCCACGCTCACCGCGCGGGAGATCCAGGTCCTCGAAGGAATGAGCCACGGCCGGTCCAACGCCGAGATCGGCCGTGAGCTGTTTCTCTCCGAGGACACGGTGAAGACCCACGCGCGACGTCTGTTCAAGAAGTTGGGTGCATCGGACCGGGCGCACGCCGTGGCGCTCGGATTCCGCTGGGGCCTGGTCCGCTAGGCGCCTGACGTGCAGCGCAGCGGGGGAGTGAGGCACCCCGTCCGTCGCGCGACGGACGGGGCGGACCACTGCGGCCGTCCGGTCCGCTGCACGTTTCCCGCGCGCTGCCGCATCCTTGGAGTATGGAGTTCCTCGGGGACGGCTCGGTCGGGCGTGATGGGAGGGCGCGGGAGATGACTGCCGGCGCACCCGCTCACAACGCATCGGTACAGGACTACGGACGGGACCACGGACGGGAGAGCGGACTCGGTGCCGCGGAAAGTCCGGTTTCAAGGCACCATGGACCGATGCGCGACGACGATACGACGGGACCCCCCGCGGCCACCGCTCCCGGGGAGATCGGCGCCCTCGTCGCCCGCGCGGTCGAGGGCGACCGGAGGGCGACGCACGATCTGCTGGCCCTGGTCCACCCCCTCGCGCTGCGCTACTGCCGCACCCGGCTCTCCCGGCTCCCGGGTGACGCCCGCCACTTCGTGGACGACCTCGCGCAGGAGGTCTGCCTCGCCGTGCTCTGCGCCCTGCCGCGCTACCGCGACACCGGGCGCCCCTTCGAGGCCTTCGTCGTGGCCATCGCCGCGCACAAGGTCGCCGATCTCCAGCGGGCCGCCATGCGCCACCCCGGTTCCACGGCCGTCCCCTCGGACGAGATGCCCGAGCAGCCGGACGACTCGCTCGGCCCCGAGGAGCGCGCGCTGCTCAGCAGCGACGCCGAGTGGGCCAAGAAGCTGCTGGCCAATCTCCCGGAGAACCAGCGCGAGCTGGTCCTGCTGCGGGTCGCCATCGGCATGACGGCGGAGGAGACGGGCCAGATGCTGGGCATGTCGCCGGGTGCCGTGCGGGTCGCCCAGCACCGGGCGCTGAGCAGGCTCCGGGCGCTCGCCGAGCAGTGACCGGCGCGGTGATCCGAGCGGTGGGAGGGCGGTGCCCGGAAGGTGTCACGGGCGGCGTCCGGGCCCGTGATCCGCTCGGTGATCCGTGTGGGTGCCGGGGGCGGTGCGCGGCCTGTTTGGTGCGAACGTCCAAGTGACGCGGGACTCAGCCGTCGTGGAATGGGACACGTGTCGCGGCCGTTAGCATGGGAGTCCGCGCTGGGGCAAGACCATTTGGGAAGGTGTCATGACTGACAACGTCGACGGAATGCCCGGGAAATTCGCGATGCTCGGTCTGACTTATGACGACGTCCTGCTGCTGCCGGGCGCTTCGGAGGTCCTGCCGAACGCCGTCGACACCTCCTCCCGGGTCTCGCGCAACGTCCGGGTGAACATCCCGCTGCTCTCCGCGGCGATGGACAAGGTCACCGAGGCGCGCATGGCGATCGCCATGGCCCGCCAGGGTGGCGCCGGCGTGCTGCACCG from Streptomyces albireticuli carries:
- a CDS encoding response regulator transcription factor codes for the protein MTSVLVCDDSPLAREALRRAVATVPGVERVTTAANGEEVLRRWGADRSDLILMDVRMPGLGGVETVRRLLSADPGARIIMLTVAEDLDGVALAVAAGARGYLHKDASRAELRATVTQALADPTWRLAPRRLRSAEMGAAPTLTAREIQVLEGMSHGRSNAEIGRELFLSEDTVKTHARRLFKKLGASDRAHAVALGFRWGLVR
- a CDS encoding sigma-70 family RNA polymerase sigma factor; translation: MRDDDTTGPPAATAPGEIGALVARAVEGDRRATHDLLALVHPLALRYCRTRLSRLPGDARHFVDDLAQEVCLAVLCALPRYRDTGRPFEAFVVAIAAHKVADLQRAAMRHPGSTAVPSDEMPEQPDDSLGPEERALLSSDAEWAKKLLANLPENQRELVLLRVAIGMTAEETGQMLGMSPGAVRVAQHRALSRLRALAEQ